A window from Gemmatimonadales bacterium encodes these proteins:
- a CDS encoding zf-HC2 domain-containing protein — translation MTQPRHLTCEEVFRRLDDYLDRELDPGEVPQVERHLAECESCAREYRFEASALAGIRSRLRRIRLPPDLMTRVRQRLSAEGG, via the coding sequence GTGACCCAGCCCCGGCATTTGACCTGCGAAGAGGTCTTCCGCAGACTCGACGACTATCTCGATCGCGAGCTCGATCCGGGGGAAGTGCCCCAGGTGGAGCGACATCTGGCCGAGTGCGAGTCGTGTGCCCGGGAATACCGCTTCGAGGCATCCGCGCTGGCGGGAATCCGGAGCAGGCTCCGGCGGATCCGGCTTCCGCCGGATCTCATGACCCGGGTCAGGCAGAGACTGTCGGCCGAGGGGGGTTAG
- a CDS encoding DinB family protein yields the protein MSQRSAALAERLEQGARALASSASALTSAEWHTRVPKDGRKIGVIVHHVATMYPLEIQLAQTLAAGKPVAGVTWDDVHQMNAAHAKEQDAVTKEVALELLERNSTAAAAAIRALSDGELDRAAPISLNADAPLTCQFFLEDHAVRHSYHHLARIRAALKARLSPASVA from the coding sequence ATGAGCCAACGTTCCGCCGCCCTCGCCGAGCGCCTCGAGCAGGGGGCGCGCGCCCTGGCAAGCTCCGCCAGTGCCCTGACCAGCGCCGAGTGGCACACCCGCGTCCCCAAGGACGGGCGCAAGATCGGCGTCATCGTGCACCATGTCGCGACCATGTACCCGCTGGAGATCCAGCTGGCTCAGACCTTGGCCGCGGGAAAGCCGGTCGCGGGCGTGACGTGGGATGATGTCCACCAGATGAATGCCGCGCACGCCAAGGAGCAGGACGCCGTGACGAAGGAGGTGGCCTTGGAGCTGCTGGAGCGCAACAGCACGGCGGCCGCCGCCGCGATTCGGGCGCTGAGCGACGGGGAGCTGGATCGGGCGGCGCCGATCTCCCTCAATGCCGACGCCCCGCTCACCTGCCAGTTCTTCCTCGAGGACCACGCCGTCCGGCACAGCTATCATCATCTGGCCCGGATACGAGCGGCCCTGAAGGCGCGATTGTCGCCTGCTTCGGTAGCGTAG
- a CDS encoding MBL fold metallo-hydrolase: MAKRFRNPWPDSEPQNWRNVLRFLVQGRAAARAKTPPRGTFPVSTPAVSYPRADRGDLTATWIGHSTVLLQLGGINVLTDPVFSQRAFPVQWLGPRRVMDPGLPIDALPPIDLVALSHNHYDHLDRPAMRRIARRHPRAVWIVPLGLGAYIRRWGPRDIVELDWWQQTAVEGLRITATPARHFSGRGLRDRNRSLWCGFAFEAEGKRALFVGDTAYHPEFEAIGSRCGPFDFVMIPIGAYDPRWFMHVVHVDPEEAVRIYHDLVASQRDKPPPVMLGIHWGCFRLTDEPMDEPPRRTAESWRVAGLEEDRLWIARVGETRRLTTLGTS; encoded by the coding sequence ATGGCGAAGCGGTTCCGTAATCCCTGGCCGGACAGCGAGCCGCAGAATTGGCGGAACGTCCTCCGATTTCTGGTCCAGGGGCGCGCGGCTGCCCGGGCAAAGACGCCGCCGCGAGGCACCTTTCCGGTCTCGACGCCGGCCGTCTCCTATCCCCGGGCGGATCGTGGCGATCTCACGGCCACTTGGATCGGCCATTCTACCGTGCTCCTGCAGCTTGGCGGCATCAATGTGCTGACCGACCCGGTGTTCAGCCAGCGCGCCTTTCCGGTCCAATGGCTGGGGCCGCGACGGGTCATGGATCCGGGGCTGCCGATCGATGCGCTCCCGCCGATCGACCTGGTGGCCCTCTCGCACAACCACTACGATCACCTCGACCGGCCCGCCATGCGGCGGATCGCGAGGCGTCACCCCCGGGCCGTGTGGATCGTGCCGCTCGGGCTCGGCGCGTACATCCGGCGCTGGGGACCTCGCGACATCGTGGAGTTGGACTGGTGGCAGCAGACCGCCGTCGAGGGCCTCCGGATCACGGCGACGCCGGCACGGCATTTCAGCGGCCGCGGGCTCCGGGATCGGAACCGGTCGCTCTGGTGCGGGTTCGCGTTCGAGGCAGAGGGAAAGCGCGCACTCTTTGTCGGTGACACGGCCTATCATCCCGAGTTTGAGGCGATCGGCTCGCGATGCGGTCCCTTCGATTTCGTGATGATCCCGATCGGCGCGTACGATCCTCGCTGGTTCATGCACGTCGTCCACGTGGACCCGGAGGAAGCGGTGCGAATCTACCACGACCTGGTGGCGTCCCAGCGCGACAAGCCACCTCCGGTGATGCTCGGTATCCACTGGGGGTGCTTTCGCCTGACGGACGAGCCGATGGACGAGCCACCCCGGCGAACCGCCGAGAGCTGGCGTGTCGCCGGGCTGGAGGAGGACCGGCTCTGGATCGCGCGGGTCGGAGAGACCCGGCGTCTCACGACGCTCGGGACTTCCTGA
- a CDS encoding NAD-dependent epimerase/dehydratase family protein translates to MKVLIFGATGMVGQGVLRECLAAPDVSQVTVVGRTRVPQHHTRLQQLVRADLMDLGPIEEQLRGFDACFFCLGVSSSGMTEGAYKRATYELTLAVASTLSRLNPGMIFTYVSGAGTDSTERGRTMWARVKGKTENDLQALPLAGVYLFRPGVIQPLHGVKSRTPAYRLFYTFAKPLLPVARALFPDLVLTTEDMGRAMLNAARLGPGRAVLETRDIARLARGPGTFASGAG, encoded by the coding sequence ATGAAGGTCTTGATCTTCGGGGCGACCGGGATGGTGGGCCAGGGCGTCCTCCGGGAGTGCCTCGCGGCGCCCGATGTGAGCCAGGTGACAGTGGTGGGCCGGACCAGGGTCCCACAGCACCACACACGTCTCCAGCAGCTCGTTCGCGCCGACCTCATGGATCTCGGCCCGATCGAGGAGCAGCTTCGAGGATTCGATGCCTGTTTCTTCTGTCTCGGCGTGTCCTCCTCGGGCATGACCGAAGGGGCCTACAAGCGGGCGACGTACGAACTCACCTTGGCTGTCGCATCCACGTTGTCGCGCCTGAACCCGGGCATGATCTTCACCTACGTCTCCGGCGCGGGGACGGATAGCACCGAACGGGGACGCACCATGTGGGCGCGGGTCAAAGGCAAGACGGAGAACGACCTCCAAGCACTGCCGTTGGCCGGCGTGTACCTGTTTCGGCCAGGTGTGATCCAACCGCTCCATGGCGTCAAGTCCAGGACGCCCGCCTATCGGCTCTTCTACACCTTTGCCAAGCCGCTGTTGCCGGTGGCGAGAGCACTCTTCCCCGACCTCGTGCTGACGACCGAAGACATGGGCCGGGCCATGCTCAATGCCGCGCGCCTCGGTCCTGGGCGAGCCGTGCTTGAGACCAGAGACATCGCACGGCTCGCCCGGGGGCCCGGGACGTTTGCGTCTGGCGCGGGCTGA
- a CDS encoding cysteine synthase family protein: protein MTASMDVLGAIGTTSMVQLRKLAPQGGAAIFLKLEWENPTGSLKDRMARAVISQAEETGRLKSGDTVVEYTGGSTGTSLALVCAATGYRIHIVSSDAFSREKLDHMAALGAELTLVPSEGGLTTRKLILEMIETARGLSQQPHTYWTDQLNNQDSIAGYYSLGEEIWSQTKGQIDVFVHCAGTAASSRGVATVLKRYKPGVKIVVVEPAESSVLLGGRPGPHKIEGFGIGYTPPLWEPSVVDEILSVGTEEAKDMARRLAREEALFGGTSSGANVVAAIRVAERLGPDARVVTLMADSGLKYLSTDVYRSQGIGAN from the coding sequence ATGACGGCGAGCATGGACGTGCTCGGCGCCATCGGCACCACCTCGATGGTGCAACTACGCAAGCTCGCTCCGCAGGGGGGTGCGGCCATTTTCCTCAAGCTCGAGTGGGAGAACCCTACCGGCAGCCTCAAGGATCGAATGGCGCGGGCCGTGATCTCGCAGGCGGAGGAGACGGGCAGGCTCAAGTCCGGCGATACCGTCGTGGAGTACACCGGCGGCAGTACCGGGACGTCCCTGGCACTGGTCTGTGCCGCCACGGGCTACCGCATCCATATCGTCAGCTCGGACGCGTTCAGCCGGGAGAAGTTGGATCACATGGCAGCGTTGGGTGCCGAGCTGACGCTGGTGCCGAGCGAGGGCGGCCTCACGACCAGGAAGCTGATCCTGGAGATGATCGAGACCGCGCGTGGCTTGAGCCAGCAGCCGCACACATACTGGACCGACCAGCTCAACAACCAGGACAGCATCGCCGGCTACTACTCGTTGGGAGAGGAGATCTGGAGTCAAACGAAAGGACAGATCGATGTCTTCGTGCATTGCGCGGGCACGGCGGCTTCCTCGCGTGGAGTAGCGACCGTTCTGAAGCGATACAAGCCCGGCGTCAAGATCGTCGTGGTCGAGCCCGCGGAATCCTCGGTCTTGCTGGGAGGTCGACCCGGGCCGCATAAGATCGAAGGCTTCGGGATCGGCTATACCCCACCCCTGTGGGAACCGAGCGTGGTGGACGAGATCCTGTCGGTCGGAACGGAGGAGGCCAAGGACATGGCGAGACGTCTTGCGCGGGAGGAGGCCCTCTTCGGCGGGACCTCGTCCGGAGCGAACGTCGTGGCCGCCATTCGAGTCGCGGAGCGGCTGGGACCTGATGCCAGAGTGGTGACGCTGATGGCGGACTCCGGGTTGAAATATCTGAGCACTGATGTGTACAGGAGCCAGGGAATCGGTGCGAATTAG
- a CDS encoding DUF4173 domain-containing protein, translated as MSVPPRTRDGLALLAAGLGVGVAADVLAHTVPERLDAALGLGVLAQAFGALALAGVVPRPERVAPLGLPLGLLGLALIWRDSPILFALNLLGIGLVAVLATPWVRAAGWVGAGLTDYALGAGRLAGGAAGGAAVLVLTDIDWGALPAESRTRTVRGTAIGLVAAVPVAAVFGGLLMQADPVFDRLMTRTFAVDLYRLVSHLSMVLLWGWIAAGLLRALSNRDAGAERGALRGGRLGLGEVGTVLAVVDLLFLAFVAVQFRYLFGGAALVQGLTGMSYAEYARRGFFELVTIAALSLPLLLLADWSLDQGDRRRVRRFRLLAGLMLLLLDVMLASALFRMRLYTAEYGLTEQRFYTTAFMGWLVLVFGWFAATVLRGRRGRFTPGALAGGLLVLLALNLVNPDGLMARTNLARAWEGRRFDAKYAARLSADALPTILPLLPALPPADRCAVSAALRTRWSSELSRSNRWNISISRASRLLAAQPAVLGPNGDRCS; from the coding sequence GTGAGCGTGCCACCACGGACCCGCGACGGACTGGCCCTGCTCGCCGCGGGGCTCGGCGTCGGCGTGGCCGCCGACGTGCTGGCCCACACCGTCCCCGAGCGACTCGACGCAGCGCTCGGCCTCGGCGTGCTGGCCCAGGCCTTCGGCGCCCTGGCGTTGGCCGGCGTCGTGCCCCGGCCGGAGCGGGTGGCGCCGCTGGGCCTCCCACTCGGACTGCTGGGGCTCGCGCTGATCTGGCGCGACTCACCGATCCTCTTCGCGCTCAACCTGCTGGGCATCGGGCTCGTGGCCGTGCTCGCCACGCCCTGGGTAAGGGCTGCGGGGTGGGTGGGGGCCGGACTCACCGACTACGCACTCGGCGCGGGCCGGCTGGCCGGGGGAGCGGCTGGAGGCGCGGCGGTGCTGGTGCTGACGGATATCGACTGGGGCGCGCTGCCGGCCGAGAGCCGGACCCGAACCGTCCGCGGCACGGCGATAGGTCTGGTGGCGGCGGTGCCGGTGGCTGCCGTGTTCGGCGGCCTCCTGATGCAGGCCGATCCGGTGTTCGATCGGCTGATGACGCGGACATTCGCCGTCGATCTCTATCGGCTGGTGTCCCACCTGTCCATGGTCCTGCTCTGGGGCTGGATTGCGGCCGGCCTGCTCCGCGCCTTGTCCAATCGGGACGCCGGCGCGGAGCGAGGCGCGCTGCGTGGCGGTCGGCTGGGACTGGGGGAGGTCGGGACGGTGCTGGCGGTGGTCGACCTGCTGTTCCTGGCCTTCGTCGCCGTGCAGTTCCGCTACCTCTTCGGCGGCGCCGCGCTGGTGCAGGGTCTCACCGGCATGAGTTACGCCGAGTACGCGCGGCGGGGCTTTTTCGAGCTGGTGACCATCGCGGCGCTCTCGCTTCCGCTCCTCCTGCTCGCCGACTGGTCGCTGGACCAGGGGGACCGGCGGCGGGTGCGACGGTTTCGCCTGCTCGCCGGTCTCATGCTCCTGCTGCTGGACGTCATGCTGGCCTCGGCGCTGTTCAGGATGCGACTCTATACGGCCGAGTACGGCCTTACCGAGCAGCGCTTCTACACCACGGCGTTCATGGGATGGCTGGTGCTGGTGTTCGGCTGGTTCGCGGCCACGGTGCTCCGGGGACGTCGCGGCCGCTTCACGCCGGGCGCGCTGGCCGGTGGGCTGCTCGTGCTGCTGGCGCTCAACCTGGTGAACCCGGACGGGCTCATGGCGCGGACCAACCTGGCCCGCGCGTGGGAGGGCCGCCGATTCGACGCGAAGTATGCCGCCCGCTTGAGTGCCGACGCGCTGCCCACGATACTTCCGCTGCTGCCCGCGCTTCCGCCGGCGGATCGCTGCGCAGTATCGGCGGCGCTACGCACACGGTGGAGCTCGGAGCTTTCGCGCAGCAACAGGTGGAATATCAGTATCTCTCGGGCATCGCGATTGCTGGCGGCCCAACCCGCCGTGCTCGGTCCTAATGGCGATCGCTGCTCCTGA
- a CDS encoding di-trans,poly-cis-decaprenylcistransferase, producing the protein MKQSASPSSDPAGLHVGIIMDGNGRWATRQGRSRSAGHREGAAMVRRIVEAAPGAGIGVLTLFAFSADNWRRPPAEVSWLMRLFREYLRGETARCQENGVRLEIIGRRDRLAEPLRRTMETAERATAGGERLHLRIALDYSARDAILRAAQCLRPETVPSRESFGRLLAIVDHGTPVRELDLLIRTGGERRLSDFLLWEAAYAELFFTPLMWPEFGPEQLSSAVREFTRRERRFGGLPDAAAG; encoded by the coding sequence ATGAAGCAAAGCGCTTCGCCCTCGTCGGACCCGGCCGGCCTCCACGTGGGGATCATCATGGACGGGAACGGTCGCTGGGCTACCCGGCAGGGACGCTCGCGGTCGGCGGGCCATCGCGAGGGGGCCGCGATGGTGCGCCGGATCGTGGAAGCGGCCCCCGGGGCCGGCATCGGCGTGCTCACGCTCTTCGCCTTTTCCGCCGACAACTGGCGCCGTCCGCCGGCCGAAGTGAGCTGGCTCATGCGGCTCTTCCGGGAGTACCTCCGGGGGGAGACGGCCCGGTGCCAGGAGAATGGCGTGCGGCTGGAAATCATCGGTCGCCGGGACCGGCTGGCCGAGCCCCTCCGGCGCACCATGGAGACTGCCGAGCGCGCGACGGCCGGAGGCGAGCGGCTGCACCTGCGGATCGCCCTGGACTACTCCGCGCGCGACGCCATTCTTCGAGCCGCGCAGTGCCTCCGGCCTGAGACCGTGCCCTCGCGCGAGTCGTTCGGGCGCCTGCTCGCCATCGTGGATCACGGGACGCCGGTGCGCGAGCTCGACCTGCTCATCCGCACCGGCGGCGAGCGCCGCCTGAGCGACTTTCTCCTCTGGGAGGCCGCCTACGCTGAGCTGTTCTTCACTCCCCTGATGTGGCCCGAGTTCGGCCCCGAGCAGCTGAGCTCCGCGGTGCGCGAGTTCACCCGGCGGGAGCGGCGGTTCGGCGGCCTCCCGGATGCGGCAGCTGGGTGA
- a CDS encoding transcriptional regulator yields MAKSNLAPKKPDSRAAPEPLQGIRGGAAHAPLELDRLIHERMRLAIVSALAVNHSLSFNELKRLLETTDGNLSVHARKLEEADYIVCTKSFEGRVPRTEYRLSAAGRKALERYLEHMEALIRSTRER; encoded by the coding sequence GTGGCTAAGTCCAATCTCGCGCCCAAGAAGCCCGACAGCCGGGCGGCGCCGGAGCCGCTGCAGGGCATCCGCGGCGGCGCGGCGCACGCGCCGCTGGAGCTCGATCGCCTGATTCACGAGCGCATGCGCCTCGCCATCGTGAGCGCGCTTGCCGTCAACCATTCCTTGAGCTTCAACGAGCTCAAACGGCTGCTGGAGACCACCGACGGCAACCTCAGCGTGCACGCCCGGAAGCTGGAAGAGGCCGACTACATCGTCTGCACCAAGTCCTTCGAAGGCCGGGTGCCCCGCACCGAATACCGGCTGAGCGCCGCCGGCCGCAAGGCGCTGGAGCGCTACCTCGAGCACATGGAAGCGCTGATCCGCAGCACCCGTGAGCGTTGA
- a CDS encoding YbjQ family protein: protein MTTTAFTLDGYRVVETLGVVRGITVRSRSIFGTIGGSLQTLLGGNITLFSELCEHTRAEAFQLMVTHAEAVGANAIIGVRYDATEVMQGVTEVLCYGTAVVVEGG from the coding sequence TTGACGACCACCGCGTTCACTCTCGATGGCTATCGCGTGGTCGAGACCCTGGGTGTGGTGCGGGGGATCACGGTCCGCTCGCGCTCGATCTTCGGCACCATCGGCGGCTCGCTCCAGACCCTCCTGGGCGGCAACATCACGCTCTTCTCCGAGCTCTGCGAGCACACTCGGGCGGAGGCGTTTCAACTGATGGTGACGCACGCCGAGGCGGTCGGTGCGAACGCGATCATCGGCGTGCGGTACGATGCCACCGAGGTCATGCAGGGGGTGACGGAGGTTCTCTGCTACGGAACGGCGGTGGTGGTCGAAGGGGGCTGA
- the mscL gene encoding large-conductance mechanosensitive channel protein MscL, producing MLKEFKAFAMRGNVLDLAVGIIIGGAFGTIVKSLVDDVIMPPVGLALGNVDFSNLFFQLKAGDKAPPPYSTLAEAHSAGAVTVNYGVFINSIITFLIIAFAVFLIVRAANRLQPKEAAAAPSTKDCPYCKMPIPLTATRCPECTSDLRAA from the coding sequence ATGCTGAAAGAGTTCAAGGCATTCGCGATGCGCGGCAACGTTCTCGATCTCGCCGTCGGTATCATCATCGGTGGGGCCTTCGGCACCATCGTCAAGTCGTTGGTCGACGACGTCATCATGCCCCCGGTCGGTCTGGCGCTCGGCAACGTCGATTTCTCGAACCTCTTCTTCCAGCTCAAGGCCGGCGACAAGGCGCCGCCGCCCTATTCGACGCTCGCCGAGGCCCATTCCGCGGGTGCGGTGACCGTGAACTACGGAGTCTTCATCAACAGCATCATCACCTTCCTGATCATCGCCTTCGCCGTTTTCCTCATCGTGCGCGCGGCCAACCGGCTGCAACCGAAGGAAGCGGCCGCGGCGCCGAGCACCAAGGATTGTCCGTACTGCAAGATGCCGATCCCGCTGACCGCTACCCGCTGCCCGGAATGCACGTCCGATCTCAGGGCGGCCTGA
- a CDS encoding mercuric reductase, whose protein sequence is MPLPSDQYDRQLAANVRPADWTNPDPRQRYHLVVIGAGPGGLMVAAIAAGLGARVALIERHRLGGDCLNAGCVPSKALIAAARSWRVAADSSRDFGGPRTVGTGDFATAMQRMRRLRAELSRADSAARYRDLGVDVFLGEGAFTGRDAVSVAGRVLRFRRAVIASGSRAAIPRVPGLEGTGYLTNETVLDLAQLPRHLVVLGAGPNGCEMGQAFARFGSRVTLVEEQAHILPGEDPDAARVVGRALEGDGVRLLVEARVLRADPRGSTRVLQVQRDGRTEEIAADQVLLAAGRVPNVEGLGLEAAGVAFGPRGIRVDDRLRTSNRRIFAIGDVCSQERFTHVADAQARLVVGNALFFGLGGGDASRLIVPRVTYTSPEVAHVGRSLGEAAGAGYRVDTITVPFEAVDRAVLDGQNGGFLRVHLQRGRGRILGATLVAEHAGEMIGELALAVTAGVGLGAIGSTIRPYPTQGEAIRKVADAWRRARLTPRAKRGFERFFRILR, encoded by the coding sequence GTGCCTCTCCCTAGCGATCAGTACGACCGTCAGCTGGCCGCGAACGTGCGCCCGGCCGACTGGACCAATCCCGATCCACGGCAGCGCTATCACCTGGTCGTGATCGGCGCCGGACCGGGCGGCCTGATGGTGGCCGCCATCGCCGCGGGACTGGGCGCCCGGGTGGCCCTGATCGAACGGCACCGCCTCGGCGGCGACTGCCTCAACGCCGGCTGCGTTCCCTCGAAGGCGCTGATCGCCGCCGCCCGATCGTGGCGTGTCGCCGCGGATTCCAGTCGAGACTTCGGTGGACCGCGGACCGTGGGGACCGGCGACTTCGCCACCGCGATGCAGCGGATGCGACGTCTGCGTGCCGAGCTCAGCCGGGCCGACTCGGCGGCACGGTACCGCGACCTCGGCGTGGACGTCTTCCTGGGCGAAGGCGCGTTCACCGGGCGGGACGCCGTGTCGGTGGCCGGCCGCGTTCTCCGCTTTCGCCGAGCCGTCATCGCATCCGGCTCACGGGCGGCCATCCCGCGAGTCCCGGGGCTCGAGGGCACCGGGTACCTGACCAACGAGACCGTCCTCGACCTTGCCCAGCTGCCGCGGCACCTCGTCGTCCTCGGCGCCGGACCCAACGGCTGCGAGATGGGCCAGGCGTTCGCCCGTTTCGGCAGCCGTGTGACGCTGGTCGAGGAGCAGGCGCACATCCTTCCGGGCGAGGACCCGGACGCGGCGCGGGTCGTCGGGCGGGCGCTGGAAGGCGATGGCGTCCGCCTCCTCGTTGAGGCGCGGGTGCTCCGCGCCGATCCGCGCGGGAGCACCCGGGTGCTGCAGGTACAACGCGACGGGCGCACCGAGGAGATCGCGGCCGACCAGGTGCTGCTGGCCGCCGGCCGAGTGCCCAACGTGGAGGGACTCGGCCTCGAGGCCGCGGGCGTTGCCTTCGGGCCTCGCGGCATCAGGGTGGACGACCGGCTTCGCACCAGCAACCGCCGCATCTTCGCCATCGGCGACGTCTGTTCCCAGGAGCGCTTCACCCACGTGGCCGACGCCCAGGCCCGGCTGGTGGTGGGTAATGCCCTGTTCTTCGGCCTCGGGGGAGGGGACGCGAGCCGCTTGATCGTGCCCCGGGTGACCTACACCTCGCCCGAGGTGGCCCACGTCGGCCGGTCGCTCGGCGAAGCGGCCGGGGCGGGCTACCGGGTGGACACCATCACGGTGCCCTTCGAGGCGGTCGACCGCGCGGTGCTCGACGGTCAGAACGGCGGCTTCCTCCGGGTGCACCTTCAACGGGGCCGCGGCCGGATTCTGGGAGCCACGCTGGTCGCAGAGCATGCGGGAGAGATGATCGGCGAGCTCGCCCTCGCCGTCACGGCCGGCGTCGGACTCGGCGCAATCGGGTCGACCATCCGCCCGTATCCCACCCAGGGTGAGGCCATCCGCAAGGTGGCCGACGCGTGGCGCCGGGCGCGACTCACGCCGAGGGCAAAGCGCGGCTTCGAGCGCTTCTTCCGCATCCTCCGCTGA
- a CDS encoding TVP38/TMEM64 family protein, whose protein sequence is MTRVSGGVLLVAGLGMVLLAHRFGAPVLAGLPARVARLGGWAPAAFVLAYVLATVAFVPGSLLTLAAGALFGLWKGTALAFTAATLGAAASFLVSRYVARGLVQRRLTGDQRAVAVDRAIGDHGRKVVFLLRLSPVFPFNLLNYALGLTSVRFTDYLVASLGMLPGTLVYVYCGKLIGDVARLAGPNTVRGTRGYYALLLVGLAAAIAATAIVTRAARRTLGTLNVGQRASP, encoded by the coding sequence GTGACCAGGGTCTCGGGCGGCGTGCTCCTGGTGGCCGGGCTCGGAATGGTCCTGCTCGCGCACCGGTTCGGGGCGCCGGTGCTCGCCGGGCTTCCCGCCCGTGTGGCACGCCTCGGCGGGTGGGCACCGGCGGCATTCGTGCTGGCGTACGTCCTCGCGACCGTCGCCTTCGTTCCTGGATCCCTCCTCACCCTGGCCGCCGGCGCGCTGTTCGGGCTATGGAAGGGGACCGCGCTCGCGTTCACGGCGGCCACCCTGGGCGCAGCGGCATCGTTTCTGGTGAGCCGATACGTAGCACGCGGCCTGGTCCAGCGCCGCCTGACGGGCGATCAGCGTGCCGTGGCCGTCGACCGCGCCATCGGCGACCACGGCAGGAAGGTCGTATTCCTCCTCCGGCTCTCTCCCGTCTTTCCCTTCAACCTGCTGAACTACGCGCTTGGCCTCACCAGCGTCCGGTTCACCGACTACCTGGTCGCGTCGCTGGGGATGCTGCCCGGCACCCTCGTGTACGTCTACTGCGGCAAGCTGATCGGCGACGTCGCGCGCCTGGCGGGACCCAACACGGTCCGGGGCACGAGGGGATACTACGCCCTGCTCCTGGTCGGCCTCGCGGCCGCCATCGCGGCGACAGCCATCGTGACCCGGGCCGCCCGCCGCACGCTCGGGACCCTGAACGTCGGCCAACGTGCCTCTCCCTAG
- a CDS encoding MBL fold metallo-hydrolase yields the protein MFFRHFYDAQLAQASYLVGCPTTGEALVVDPNRDIDPYLRAAESEGFRVTHVTETHIHADFVSGARELAHRADARLYLSGTGGPDWCYAYAAEAGASLLAEGSSFRVGHVRIDVMHTPGHTPEHLTFLVTDTATADQPMGALTGDFVFVGDVGRPDLLERAAHIAGTMELGARQLFRSLQRFRQLPDFLQIWPGHGAGSACGKSLGAVPQSTLGYEKRFNWAFAVNEEDAFLDAVLAGQPDPPRYFGQMKRINRDGPRLLGAPRRPDRLPFERLAALLAAGAVVVDARPAREFALGAVPGTINIPLNRAFTTWSGSLLPYDQELYLLLDHRDPSMVDDVVRRLAGIGLDRIAGYFGTDVLEAWRESRSALQTIPQMDASQVRAGVDAGQLTLLDVRNGSEWDAGHVPGASNIPVADLDARLAEVPQDRPVVVHCQSGSRAAIAASLLRARGVGEVRVFSRGFAEWSAAGYPVERRGP from the coding sequence ATGTTCTTTCGACATTTCTACGACGCCCAGCTCGCCCAGGCCAGCTATCTGGTCGGTTGCCCCACCACCGGCGAGGCCCTGGTCGTCGATCCCAACCGAGACATCGATCCCTATCTGCGCGCCGCCGAATCCGAGGGGTTCCGCGTCACCCACGTGACCGAGACCCACATTCACGCGGACTTCGTCTCCGGCGCGCGCGAGCTGGCGCACCGCGCCGACGCCCGCCTCTACCTCTCCGGCACGGGCGGGCCCGACTGGTGCTACGCCTACGCGGCGGAGGCGGGCGCGTCCCTGCTGGCCGAAGGATCCAGTTTCCGGGTCGGGCACGTCCGCATCGACGTGATGCACACGCCGGGACACACGCCGGAGCATCTCACTTTTCTGGTCACCGATACGGCCACGGCCGATCAACCGATGGGCGCGCTCACCGGCGACTTCGTCTTCGTCGGTGATGTGGGCCGCCCCGATCTACTCGAGCGTGCCGCCCACATCGCCGGGACCATGGAGCTCGGCGCCCGGCAGCTCTTCCGCTCGCTGCAGCGCTTCCGGCAGCTGCCGGACTTCCTGCAGATCTGGCCCGGCCACGGTGCGGGTTCCGCCTGCGGCAAGTCGCTCGGCGCCGTACCCCAGTCCACCCTTGGGTACGAGAAGCGATTCAACTGGGCGTTCGCCGTGAACGAGGAGGATGCCTTCCTGGATGCCGTGCTGGCCGGACAGCCCGATCCGCCTCGCTACTTCGGCCAGATGAAGCGCATCAATCGCGACGGCCCGCGGCTGCTCGGTGCCCCGCGCAGGCCCGACCGGTTGCCGTTCGAGCGGTTGGCCGCGCTGCTGGCGGCGGGCGCCGTCGTGGTGGACGCACGTCCCGCCCGTGAGTTCGCCCTCGGGGCGGTGCCGGGGACCATCAACATCCCGCTCAACCGCGCCTTCACCACCTGGTCGGGCTCATTGCTGCCGTATGACCAGGAGCTCTATCTGCTGCTCGACCACCGGGACCCATCGATGGTGGATGACGTCGTCCGCCGGCTCGCCGGGATCGGATTGGACCGGATCGCGGGATACTTCGGGACCGACGTGCTGGAGGCATGGCGTGAGTCCCGGAGCGCGCTGCAGACGATTCCCCAGATGGACGCCTCCCAGGTGCGGGCCGGCGTCGACGCCGGGCAGCTCACGCTGCTCGACGTGCGCAACGGGTCCGAATGGGATGCCGGACACGTGCCAGGCGCGAGTAACATTCCCGTCGCCGATCTGGACGCCCGGCTTGCGGAGGTGCCGCAGGATCGGCCCGTCGTGGTGCACTGCCAGTCGGGCTCCCGCGCGGCCATCGCGGCGAGCCTGCTCCGGGCGCGTGGCGTGGGCGAGGTGCGAGTCTTCTCCCGCGGCTTCGCCGAGTGGAGCGCGGCAGGATATCCGGTGGAACGGCGGGGACCGTAG